A single Agromyces sp. CF514 DNA region contains:
- a CDS encoding VIT family protein produces MTDASPEPRHGADPHDAKVHEKLNWLRAGVLGANDGIISVAALVVGVAAATTDLGAIVVAGVASVVAGAISMGLGEYVSVSTQRDTERALIAKETRELAEMPEQELAELAGIYRAKGLSAETAERVARELTEHDALAAHLEAELRIAEDDVVNPWHAAGASALSFLVGAVLPMLAILLPPPEWRIATTFAAVVIALAVTGWLSAWIGGAPRGRAVARVVIGGALALVVTWVIGGLLGGVV; encoded by the coding sequence ATGACGGATGCCTCGCCGGAGCCCCGACACGGGGCCGACCCCCACGATGCCAAGGTGCACGAGAAGCTCAACTGGTTGCGCGCGGGCGTGCTCGGGGCGAACGACGGCATCATCTCGGTCGCCGCGCTCGTCGTCGGCGTCGCGGCCGCGACCACCGATCTCGGCGCGATCGTCGTCGCCGGCGTCGCCTCGGTCGTCGCCGGTGCGATCTCGATGGGACTCGGCGAGTACGTGTCGGTGTCGACCCAGCGCGACACCGAGCGTGCGCTGATCGCGAAGGAGACGCGCGAGCTCGCCGAGATGCCCGAGCAGGAGCTCGCCGAGCTCGCCGGGATCTACCGGGCGAAGGGTCTCAGCGCGGAGACCGCGGAGCGGGTCGCCCGCGAGCTCACCGAGCACGACGCGCTCGCCGCCCACCTCGAGGCCGAGCTGCGCATCGCCGAGGACGACGTCGTGAACCCGTGGCACGCGGCAGGGGCATCCGCGCTGTCGTTCCTCGTCGGCGCGGTGCTGCCGATGCTCGCGATCCTCCTGCCGCCTCCCGAGTGGCGCATCGCGACGACCTTCGCTGCCGTCGTCATCGCGCTGGCGGTGACGGGCTGGCTCTCCGCGTGGATCGGCGGAGCCCCGCGCGGCCGGGCCGTCGCCCGCGTCGTCATCGGCGGAGCGCTCGCCCTCGTCGTCACCTGGGTGATCGGCGGCCTGCTCGGCGGTGTCGTCTAG
- the sucD gene encoding succinate--CoA ligase subunit alpha, with protein MTIFLNKDSKVIVQGITGGEGSKHTARMLAAGTQVVGGVNARKAGTTVLHTDAAGAPVELPVFASVAEAIAATGADVSIAFVPPAFTKDAVVEAIDAEIPLLVIITEGVPVQDSAEFWAYAKEKGDATRIIGPNCPGIISPGESLVGITPANITGKGPIGLVSKSGTLTYQMMYELRDLGFSTAIGIGGDPIIGTTHIDALAAFEADPETKAIVMIGEIGGDAEERAADFIKANVTKPVVGYVAGFTAPEGKTMGHAGAIVSGSAGTAQAKKEALEAAGVKVGKTPSETAQLLREVYAAL; from the coding sequence ATGACGATCTTCCTCAACAAGGACTCCAAGGTCATCGTCCAGGGCATCACCGGCGGCGAGGGCTCCAAGCACACCGCACGCATGCTCGCCGCGGGCACCCAGGTGGTCGGCGGCGTGAACGCGCGCAAGGCCGGCACCACGGTGCTGCACACGGATGCCGCGGGCGCGCCCGTCGAGCTTCCCGTCTTCGCGAGCGTGGCCGAGGCCATCGCGGCGACCGGCGCCGACGTGTCGATCGCGTTCGTGCCGCCGGCGTTCACGAAGGACGCCGTGGTCGAGGCCATCGACGCCGAGATCCCGCTCCTCGTCATCATCACCGAGGGCGTGCCCGTGCAGGACTCCGCCGAGTTCTGGGCCTACGCCAAGGAGAAGGGCGACGCGACGCGCATCATCGGCCCGAACTGCCCCGGCATCATCAGCCCCGGTGAGTCGCTCGTCGGCATCACCCCGGCGAACATCACGGGCAAGGGCCCGATCGGCCTCGTGTCGAAGTCGGGCACCCTGACGTACCAGATGATGTACGAGCTCCGCGACCTGGGCTTCTCGACCGCCATCGGCATCGGCGGCGACCCCATCATCGGCACGACCCACATCGACGCCCTCGCGGCGTTCGAGGCCGACCCCGAGACGAAGGCGATCGTCATGATCGGCGAGATCGGCGGCGACGCAGAAGAGCGCGCGGCCGACTTCATCAAGGCGAACGTCACGAAGCCGGTCGTCGGCTACGTCGCGGGCTTCACCGCCCCCGAGGGCAAGACCATGGGTCACGCCGGTGCGATCGTGTCCGGCTCGGCCGGCACCGCGCAGGCGAAGAAGGAGGCCCTCGAGGCCGCCGGCGTCAAGGTCGGCAAGA
- the sucC gene encoding ADP-forming succinate--CoA ligase subunit beta has product MDLYEYQARDLFEQYGVPVLPGIVADTAEEVRAAAEKLGGVVVVKAQVKTGGRGKAGGVKVAKTPDEAFEAAQAILGLDIKGHVVKRVMVAGGARIAQEFYFSVLLDRANRSYLSLTSVEGGMEIEQLAVEKPEALARIEVDPIAGIDAAKAREIAVAANFPAELVDKVADVFVKLYEVYKGEDATLVEVNPLILDEDGNVIALDGKVTLDENAEFRHANHALLEDKDAADPLEAQAKALDLNYVKLDGEVGIIGNGAGLVMSTLDVVAYAGENHGGVKPANFLDIGGGASAEVMANGLGIILGDPQVKSVFVNVFGGITACDQVAKGIVGALAELGSTANKPLVVRLDGNNVVEGRRILEEAAHPLVTLAENMDQGADKAAELANA; this is encoded by the coding sequence GTGGATCTTTACGAGTACCAGGCCAGAGACCTGTTCGAACAGTACGGGGTCCCGGTGCTCCCGGGCATCGTCGCCGACACCGCCGAAGAAGTGCGCGCGGCAGCCGAGAAGCTCGGCGGCGTGGTCGTCGTCAAGGCGCAGGTGAAGACCGGCGGCCGCGGCAAGGCGGGCGGCGTCAAGGTCGCCAAGACCCCCGACGAGGCGTTCGAGGCGGCGCAGGCCATCCTCGGCCTCGACATCAAGGGCCACGTCGTCAAGCGCGTCATGGTCGCCGGCGGCGCCCGCATCGCGCAGGAGTTCTACTTCTCGGTGCTGCTCGACCGGGCCAACCGCTCCTACCTCTCGCTCACGAGCGTCGAGGGCGGCATGGAGATCGAGCAGCTCGCGGTCGAGAAGCCCGAGGCGCTCGCCCGCATCGAGGTCGACCCCATCGCCGGCATCGACGCCGCCAAGGCCCGTGAGATCGCGGTCGCCGCGAACTTCCCGGCCGAACTGGTCGACAAGGTCGCCGACGTCTTCGTGAAGCTCTACGAGGTCTACAAGGGCGAAGACGCGACGCTCGTCGAGGTCAACCCGCTCATCCTCGACGAAGACGGCAACGTCATCGCGCTCGACGGCAAGGTCACGCTCGACGAGAACGCCGAGTTCCGTCACGCGAACCACGCGCTGCTCGAAGACAAGGATGCGGCCGACCCGCTCGAGGCGCAGGCGAAGGCCCTCGACCTCAACTACGTCAAGCTCGACGGCGAGGTCGGCATCATCGGCAACGGTGCGGGGCTCGTCATGTCCACGCTCGACGTCGTCGCCTACGCGGGCGAGAACCACGGCGGCGTCAAGCCCGCCAACTTCCTCGACATCGGCGGCGGCGCCTCGGCCGAGGTCATGGCCAACGGCCTCGGCATCATCCTCGGCGACCCGCAGGTCAAGAGCGTGTTCGTCAACGTCTTCGGCGGCATCACCGCGTGCGACCAGGTCGCGAAGGGCATCGTCGGCGCACTCGCCGAGCTGGGCTCGACCGCGAACAAGCCGCTCGTCGTGCGTCTCGACGGCAACAACGTCGTCGAGGGCCGTCGCATCCTCGAGGAGGCCGCGCACCCGCTCGTCACCCTCGCCGAGAACATGGACCAGGGCGCCGACAAGGCCGCCGAGCTGGCGAACGCGTAA